In the Archocentrus centrarchus isolate MPI-CPG fArcCen1 chromosome 19, fArcCen1, whole genome shotgun sequence genome, CAAACGGGCTCCGCTTTTGCtcggaggcaaaaaaaaaaggaaactctGATTGAGTACATGCgggagtgtgtgtgcgcgtgtgtgtgtgttcttagcTCCTGTGTGTGGccttgtatttatatatatatgtaggtGTGCGTATGCATATTTAAACTCCTTGGGTCATGTGCTGAGACCCGTCACTGTGCTTGTAATGTACAAAAAAGTGTGTGTAGTTGTCTGTCAGGCTTTGTTCATACAGCAGCAGtttacaacagtttttttttttttttgggggggggggggggcaggagcaCAGTTTAAACAAAGCTTACAGAGGAAAGTTTAATCTGTAGCTACTTTTAAGCTGTTTTTAACTACAGTTGGCTGATACCCATGGAAAGATTATGAGACAATAGGCCCCTGAAGACAGACACATACGACACTGCAAGGACACCAGCCTGAAAGTGACGACAAATCTCAAGTGTCCCTGCAGTCGTTTCATGTCCCGGTGAGGAGTGCGGATGGTGCAAAGTCAGAGCTGCTATAACCACATTTAGATCAACACCAACACACCACAAAAAGCTAGAGACTAAAAAAAGACTCCAAGTCtattttgatatgttttatgtgCATGATTACAGTGACTCTGTGCTGGACACAGTGATTCGCAGCAGTAtttcacacaggagagaaattATGAGACAGAACAGTACGCTATAGCTGGCAAAGATGGTAGCAGGTTTTATTAGATCAGAAGTGCGTTTTTATATGTCCCATTGAGGATTAAAGTCCTTCTTCTCTCCCTGTTCATTTAGATATTGGCTTCAAAATACCTGAAGGATTTTTGAGTCAGCCATTTATAGTATGTGGCTACTATCCTGCACTCTTGCTTCTGCTCCTGTACTTTGTATGTGGTTTGGTCaactacagtgctgtgaaaaagtattggcccccttcctgatttctttattttttgcacacTAATAACAGGTTGTACCACCCTTGGAGCTGCAATCAgacatttgtgataactggcgatcttttcacatcactgtggaggaattctggcccactGTTCTTAGCAAAATTGtattaattcagccacattggagagttttccagcatgaacggcctgtttaagctCATGCCAAACCATCTCAATCTGACtgaagtccagactttgaccaggccactccaaaaccttcatttagttttttttttgttttagccattcagaggtggacttgctgatgtgtttcagatcatggtcttgctgcataacccaagtgagcTTGAGCTTCCGAGCATGAACTGATGCCCGAACTGAGAAGACTTACATCCTGTTCAGTGTTCAGCGTTTGAACAGATTGTATGATTCACCATGTAAAGAAGCATcactgctgctgatgtggagTAAAGCCTGTCTGGTGATGCACCTGAGGGGACAGCCCAGCGGGTGAAATGTCACGCCTCTGATGGGTCGACCTCTCAGATCATCACGATGCCTGACCAGCAGCAGCCCTTTgaatctgctgtgaccggtggAACTGCCGGAGGGTGGGATCATATGGTCGAGGTCAGAGGTCGAGAGTCAGAGCTCCAGCAGTGACGAGCTGATTAAACGGTCCTTCAATCTCTCTCTGATCCTGACCTCTCAGCTTGACATCGAGAGAAGTGTGAAAATGAGGAGGGAGCTCGACGCTTGCTTAGAGCCGGTCACTAAAGCTGGAAATCACTGATTTCAGCTTTTTGGCTCTGTTCCAGTGTAAGGCAGAACTTAAGCAGATAAGTCAGACTGTTTCAACAGGACATTAGATTTACACTCAACCTCGTTTATTAAGATCTACATAGAAATGTCCTGACCTTGTGCACAAGGTAAGTGCACATGCAAAATTAGGGTTATGTGTTGCACAGTTTTACTACCACTCGGCCAGTAGTTTGCACGTGACTGCAGACAAGTCTatcatgcaaactacaggcaaccacAACAAAATTGCTGACGACTACAGCAATTTCAAGCacgttttcagtgcagcaccctatagctctttgcaaccaatttcacggTAGCGACTGACACCAACCTCCAATAACCTTTTCCCTAACGACCTTGCTAACCGGTCTCAAGGCCAGAGTGAATAGGAATTTAGCAGTGTCATGcagactgccagcaaccactcattAAACTGTCAGGGAGGACAggtttttccctagtgaccagtggttgccagatggtcaccaactggtctctaggcctgtttGACTGAAAGAAAAGATGTTTGGTCTAGAGGTGCGAGTCTAGAAGAGAATGTGGTGAAGCTTAAGTATTTTTTTGGAGTAACCAGGTCCTGACTTCTGGAAAGAGACATGTAATGAACTGTAACTGTTTTTGTTGATCTGATGCACAGTACAGATTCTTCAAGtcataaacaatgaaaaaaacctCTTTCATCCTTTTTCCTCTTGTTTCCATGTGGCCATTTGCACCCCCAGATCCCTGCTGAATGTCGTTCCTGACATTTGTTTACTTGCTTGACTCATGATTCTGTACTCCTGGTGCTGAACTTGCCTTTTCACATCGTTCAGTCTTTAtctgctctttgttttctttctgcttccAACTTCCCATAcctcatttctttttgtcttgGCACTTTGCCCTTTGCACTTTTCTCCCTAGCCTCTGTCTGTATATACTCTCATGGGTTCATATACTGTACACTGTAGTTTAGTGGCAGTGAGCTCTTGTTGGTCATTAATACACGAGTTAAATGGTCTGTGACACTTCCTGGCCTGGCGAAAGAGGCAGAGATGTATGGATATAGTTGGTACTTTCTTGACTTCCCCAGCAACAGCAGGGCTGTAGCCTCATATGTTGGACAGCTATAGCCTTGTTTGCAGAACGTAAAAGGAAGAAGGTAGGAATGGGTATGggtggagaggaagaggagcgtGATGACATGTATGTTAGGAAAAGTGTCTGGAGGGCGAcctgagtgaatgtggtctaTTTAGTTTAGCTGCTGCTTGCCCTTCCTCGGTGCATCGCTGGTTCAAGCCCAGGTTTAACTGCTGCCCTCAGAGACACTGTGGTTTCAGAGATTTACACTTAGCATAATTATGGACTGCAAAGACGACGTATTTACACCAGCCTTGCATCTGAAGGAACCGTGGTCAGTTTTGGCAGCGAAGCCGTGGCAATTACTGGTGTTTCCCGATGAAAAATTGCAATAACTTTGCTTCCACCTTCAGCAAACTTCAACAAACTTCTGAGACAACAAATCAACTGACCATTCCGCTTCCATCCGCAGGCCACCTAGGAGGAGAAGCAACCTCCCCCCCGACCCCTgcgacaaaacaaaaactccgCTTGTTTTCTGCTCTCGCGCGACATTTTTCGCTTCCCACCACAAGCCGCTGATGCTCGGCCTTCGCGTGTCACCCTGGGTGCCGTGGAAAAAGTCGAGGAGGAGAGCACCCCTCGTTAGTCCTCGTCATTCCTGATTGAAATAGCATTATGCATCAAAAAccaaattaaatataaactcAAGTAGTGGCGGCACCACCCACGGTACGCACACACACCGACCTCCTTCAGTAAACAGACAAGGCTTTTAGCTGGGGCCCCGGTGGTCCGACTGTGGTCCCACCTTCCAGCAGGGCCATGCTGGCATCCATTTGAAATCCAAACCTGCCCAAGGAGAGGCATGCTACACCTTTTTCATACCATAAATGTAGCTCCTAACTTGAGATGTTACAAATGCTGGGTAGGAAGGAGCACCATAAGCAGGATGGGAGTAAAACGATGCAAGGTATGTTcaaaaatctgcaaaatgaaataaaatatgacaTAAAATATTAGCAATAAAACTGCAGACAAGTAtcagaagaaagaagaggaactCTAATGTTTACATTAGACTTTTTAGGCATTTTAAGGTGgtaaaaaattgtaaaaaaaaaaaaaaaatcctcatcaGAGAAGAGTCAGATTCAACTGAGAAGCCTCCCTGGTCAGCTTGCTTGGCCTATGAAAGAAGCCATTCAAGGCCACGGGTGGCGACAGGTCTGGCACGCGGGCTCATGAAAAAACGAAGACGGCGCTTGATTTGGAGACCGCAGAGCACAAACAGGGAAGCCAAAAAAGTTGttcagcaaacatttttttctggaaCCCCCCCTACTCCTTTTAGTGGTGGGATATGGAATGGCTGagtcagcattttattttttcttccgtGCCCTTGTTTTAGGAAATTTTCGTAACTTTTCCCCCAAAATGCGAAATGGAATTTCACACAAATTTGGCACGGAGCAACTCCCATAATCTCTATCTACAATCTATATTCgataaaatcattatttgcTTCTCCCACACTTCATTTCTCCCTGCCTTCAGAGCGTCTGCCGCTCAGTATGCAAAAAGCAGCTCCGATAGATGCGGTAGGCTTTGTGTCAGAAAATGTGCACGCATGAATATCagcgtgcatgcatgtgtgggcACGGCTGTCCATGCATTTTTATCAGGCAGACACCTGTGGCAGACAAAGATGGCCTTCACTGTGCTTCAGCAGAGTCCCAGCTGCACAGCAGTCGCACTGCTCTTGTATTCAAGCTCTTTGCCCATAAGGCAAGATGAATGGTTGTCGTGACAACACAAGATTGCCCCCAACACTGCAGAGCGTGACGGTCAATCTCACGGCAAAACTGGCAAAACTGTTATTAAATGTAATTCCACAAAAATAAGTTGATACATTTTCATTGAATCTGTTACATTAGTGTGGGCTGAATCTCTTTTCTTCCAGCTTTCTTTATCTGCCTTATGGAGAGATTGATAGAAGTcaagcaaaaacaaaggagCTGTCAGAGCAAGCATCAGGCCAGAACCCCCACCCTCCTCCATCAATAACCTCCACACAACAAGCTCTTTATAGTCAACATGGCTGATAGTCaagcagctgtgtgtttgtggtgtaggcggggtgtgtatgtgcatagAGGATTGGGGGGGGCTTTGGTACAACTGAAATGTGACAAGTTTTCAGATTGTGTGATTTGATGTGAATtagtttgtgtttctgctgttaGACTTTCCTGTTAGAAGAGAATACGGGGCAGATGAATGTGGTTGTGTCTTTATTTCAgtctgaacaaaacaaaaagatccattattttttgttctatttAAGGCAAAACTAGTCCAGACTGTTCTAAGGTAGCCTGTGGAACGTTCTTCTAAATACGTGACAAATAACTAAGAAGGGTTAGAAGGAGCAATAAACATATCTTATATTGATGAATAAATTTCTAACACTCAAGTCTGTATTTATATTCTCATGACTgtattaatatttgtatttcttttgaTTAATTATATTATGCATTCTATTACATAATAAAGAGTTTGAGTTTTTTATATAGTACTCAGATTGATAACACATATATTACAGAGATTGATAGTCTTGGCattctgtccagaagttttccaaATAACTGCTTTGTGATATTTGATCTGTCAGCCCTGCTGCTTATCAgtgcagcaagaaaaaaaaagctccaacaATGCTTAAAGGCTGAAGGTCGTGTTTTAGTCTAAAAAAACTAGAATTCATTAGTAACGGCAAACACACGCAAACCAAGGAACACAACCAGGAACTGGACTCCTTTCATTTAGAAGCGCTGCAGTAAAAATATGTTCATATTTACTTGTTCAACCAAGACAAACTGATCAATTTATTGTGTTTCTACTAGTGGAATAAAGGCCATTAAGGTTTTTGGGgactttttggggttttttggtggtggtggtggtgggcagGTAGTATTTTAGGTGCAGTAGAATCATTTTCATGAATATGAATAATTTTTAAAGAATGGATCCAAAGCAGTGTTGGCATGCCTTTGAACATTTATAGTGCACCTGTCAGGTTAACAGAATGGCGTACTTGTCTGaaatatagagaaaaaaaattttgctACAGCATAAAACGAAATGAATGTCTTTGCCGATTGGACCACGTTATTGCCAAACGTAAAAGCAAAACTACACATTTTCCTACCAATTCCTCTTCAGGGTGGAACTAAAATAAGGTCAAAAAGTTTACTTTCTCCACAAGACTGAGAGCGACGTCACTGCATCTATACTCGTACTCATGTATTGCTGAAAGCTGTTCAGATGTATGAAAGCTAAACACAAGCAGACAATTTGATGGAAATCTTTTTGCACCAGAAAAAAGTAAATCACAGCATTTCATCACTGGACCACGCCAAACATCACAGATTAACAAGAACTAACATAAGTAAATCCGCAGGGcgatttttcctttaaactaTAATATTTGACCTTTTATGTGTCACCTGGGTAAACGTCATGCTACTTTCTAGTTCATGCTGCACCCAAATGAAGAGGGAGAGTGATGGAAAGAGGCTGTTTTTGTAAAAGAACAACACTGACAATAAAATTAGGTGTTTGAAAGCGATAAAATAGAGAGAGCCCGGGTGAGCTCTCCATTAAGAGTAACCATTTCTGTTTGGAAACTTCTCCCTGGCAGCATATTCGTCCCAATCATCAAGCTCTAATGTGATCACTTTATGAGGCCAAAGCATAATGAATATAGTGTTTAAGTGTGCAGATCCAATCCTGGCCCCTGGTCCTCTAGAGGAAAGTGTACATTTCTGTGGCATCCTGTATTTATTTGAAATACCCTCTGTCTGGTCTCGTAATACAGACACAGGCAAGTGGGCATAGAAACCTTTTTTTATTCCGTCCATTTTCATGATGCGGTCTCACGTTAATGGCACTTTCTGTATGTTTGTAAGAAATAAAGCAGTAAAAGTTGCTCTGCCTTTACTcaatttgtcttttgttttaggAAACGCATACGATTTGTTGCCATTTTTAGGCTAAGGTATACAGTTTGTCTCCATTTTACTGGAGTAGTAAATTTAAGTTGCATGGGTCTTGTGTCGTGGCCAGCTTGCTGGTTTCAAATGACTGTCAATCAGCATAAAGTCTGAGTATGAGGACAGCATGAAGTGTTCTGGGTTTTGTTCTTGTTGGGGGGTTAATGGCCCTGAATCAAAATTTTTTTGTGCTATTCACCAGTTAAAAACTGGTTTAATTCTGTtaattatataatattttacTGGTGTTAAATCACCATATTAACATTTTTGTAAAACTGCTTATTTAGATAAGTTGCTGTGCATTTGATAAGAAGTTTGAACCTGTTCTCATTTTAGTGCCGTTGGCTCATCAAAAAGTAGAGACATCTAGCCTTAAGGCCTTTCTGCACTAAGCGTGTTGCAAAAAAACTGGCGTGTTGGCATGACCTGTTTTCAGATGCgaacttgtcgtgtaacctatagACTTGTGAATATTTTGTCCTTTAAAAAATGCACTGGGATGCACAAGTGATGATGTGATGAGGTCCTGATATAtctaaacaagaaaaggaaattctgggttcatccaattCTCAAGAGAaaggagcagcagggagaatttcatggtttgatccaggagttgaagctgcatcacgactgctttcacacatatttcaggatgtcagtgggacagtttcgGCATGATGTTGGCAGAGTCGGGAccacatctgaggaggcagagaaataatttcagagagccagTTGATCCAGGGCAGTgtctagctgtgtgtctgaggtaaaatacgGTAAAAGGCGCCTAAGTCAAAGTCGCACAAATCTCATTTTCGCTCTAGTCGAATGGCTTCTacaggtcctgattttttcctaatgttaattccaataaaataatCACCTAAATTGGATCTAAGTCGGATTTtcgcctacctcggatgaaaaatccagtcccattgtaatacattttcaattaaatgtgatcgcataagcCCGATGAGTTTAGCACTAAAGCCCTGCCCAGCTCCCGACACGCCCACTGCCATGCAtcattcatgcacaactacacacacttaACAACACCTTAGAGATCGCTTGACTgtctagaccaggggtgggcaaactttttGACTCGTGGGCCACAGAGGGTTCTAAAATTTGACAGAAGGGCCGGACcaggagcagatggatggagtgTTTTAGTAATTCACCTCATAAGAGAAAGAATAACATGGGATATGTAGAAAAcgtgctttaattttaatagaaaattaacaaaagcaatacaacaaaatatctcttccaagtcccacagtatttctttattgaaatgactcttaaaacactgaaaattccattaacaaaatacagtttaaaaaaaaaatactaacagttaccattttgaagcatttaaaGTTTTGATATCCTTCAGGATATTATCATCACTCTCCTCCTCAACATTTCAAAAATGGTTGGACATGCAGATCGAAACAGTGACAACATGCCAGTATGTGGCCATGTTAAATATATCTGGTGTGCATTGTTTATATTGAGAAGGCAGTGCACCTGCACACCACTTATGAGCACACCTTAACAGAAATGACATGTAACAcgtaaatgcatgtttaagagcagagaaacttacttttgatttcagtgggaacagtgttgttggTGTCCCTTTTTAACAAGCGCATCAAAGTCTGGAGTCAGTTTTGTTGTGGCGATTCTCAGGATGGATCTGAGGTGTTGGTCAGTCAAATTGGATCTGTGGCTGGCTTTGTTGAAGTTCATGATGCTGAACGTCTGTTCACACACATAGGTCGAGCCGAACAACGCCAGAATCTTCTGTGCCGTCCTCCGGAGGTTTGGAAACACCGCTTCATTAAGTGACGCATAAAAGTCATTCAGTTTAAGAGAGCTGAACTTCTCTTTCAAGACAGCATCAGCCTGAAGGTCTATCAGTTCCAGCTGCATCTCTTCTGGTGCTGTTTCGGGGTCTTGTGACAGGGGACAGGCCACCAACTGAAGTGACTTGTTAATTTTCTCAAAATCAACAAAGCGACGGCAGAATTCTTTGTGGAGCGCATCCAGTGTCTCGCTGTATTTCTTAACTTTTGCGCCAGCCTCCTCTTTCAGTGTAGCTAGTGTGGGGAAATGAGTGAATGACTCATTTAGGAtttgcttggaaaataaagccagtttgGCTTTGAAGTCTTTCACGCTTGTGTACAGGTCATGCACAAACCGATCCTTCCCCTGTATGTTCACGTTCAGctcattcatgtgtgaaaatatatCCACAGCAAACGCAAAGTCACAAAGCCAGTTCTTGTTGCTCAGCTCAGGAAATTCGTCGGCCTTCCCCAGTAGCTCCAAAAATGCACCGATCTCCTCTTTGAGGTCCCACACTCGTTGAAGCACTTTTCCCAAGCTTAACCAGCGGACACGGGAGTGATAAAGTAGGTCATGGTGCTCTGCATCAGTTTCCTCCAAGAACGCGATGAACTGACGGT is a window encoding:
- the LOC115798370 gene encoding general transcription factor II-I repeat domain-containing protein 2A-like yields the protein MCPGVEGAWVVESLKGKTRGEDLYSRVSAVIENTKLSWSKLINVTTDGSPNLTGKNVGLLRRIQDKVKEENPDQDVIFLHCIIHQESLCKSVLQLNHVVNPIVKLVNFIRARGLQHRQFIAFLEETDAEHHDLLYHSRVRWLSLGKVLQRVWDLKEEIGAFLELLGKADEFPELSNKNWLCDFAFAVDIFSHMNELNVNIQGKDRFVHDLYTSVKDFKAKLALFSKQILNESFTHFPTLATLKEEAGAKVKKYSETLDALHKEFCRRFVDFEKINKSLQLVACPLSQDPETAPEEMQLELIDLQADAVLKEKFSSLKLNDFYASLNEAVFPNLRRTAQKILALFGSTYVCEQTFSIMNFNKASHRSNLTDQHLRSILRIATTKLTPDFDALVKKGHQQHCSH